The proteins below are encoded in one region of Paramisgurnus dabryanus chromosome 2, PD_genome_1.1, whole genome shotgun sequence:
- the LOC135764775 gene encoding membrane-spanning 4-domains subfamily A member 4A-like codes for MLSEIETAGSSDASATAEGNPGPSDLLEVTFQRNPNQNKKFLEAEPKILGATQIMLTVLFLTSKIANFSHWIGTSVEIGCSCVGIIAGSLAIAAQNLHFPTIKACLGMQIVTCLIYGLILIISFDYHMNDAESACFYNESRYELPLCKSLLAGFSQMVSIGNLMEAVQIALSITLAAYCCKVIQCCSPRSHVPVIVMKPPRA; via the exons ATGTTAA GCGAAATCGAGACAGCTGGGTCTTCGGACGCTTCTGCTACGGCAGAGGGGAACCCTGGCCCGAGCGACTTACTGGAAGTTACTTTCCAGAGGAACCccaatcaaaataaaaaattcctAGAAGCAGAGCCCAAGATTTTAGGG gCTACACAGATAATGCTGACCGTCCTCTTCTTAACTTCCAAAATTGCTAATTTTTCACACTGGATTGGAACAAGTGTCGAAATAGGTTGCTCCTGTGTC GGCATAATAGCTGGTAGTCTGGCAATAGCTGCACAGAATCTTCACTTTCCAACA ATCAAGGCTTGTTTGGGAATGCAGATAGTCACGTGTCTGATATATGGATTAATTCTCATCATCTCATTTGATTATCATATGAACGATGCAGAATCAGCCTGCTTTTACAATGAGTCGCGCTATGAACTACCATTATGTAAATCTTTACTG GCTGGATTTAGTCAAATGGTTTCAATAGGTAATCTCATGGAAGCGGTTCAGATTGCCCTCTCTATTACACTAGCTGCATATTGCTGCAAGGTTATTCAGTGCTGCTCGCCCAGGTCTCATGTG CCTGTCATCGTTATGAAGCCACCCAGAGCTTGA